GTATCTCGTGCATTACCAGATGTTCGTGATGGATTAAAACCTGTGCATCGTAGGGTTTTATATGCGATGAATGATTTAGGAATTACAGCTGATAAAGCGTATAAGAAATCAGCACGTATTGTCGGTGAAGTAATCGGTAAGTATCACCCTCATGGTGATTCAGCCGTTTATGAAACAATGGTACGTATGGCGCAAGATTTTAGTCAACGTTATATGCTTGTAGATGGGCATGGTAACTTCGGTTCTGTAGATGGAGATTCAGCAGCAGCAATGCGTTATACAGAGGCAAGAATGTCTAAGATTTCTATGGAATTAATACGTGATATTTCAAAAAATACAATTGATTATCAAGATAACTATGATGGTTCCGAAAGAGAACCGATAGTACTACCAGCGCGTTTCCCTAATTTATTAGTAAACGGTACAACAGGTATTGCTGTTGGTATGGCAACAAATATACCGCCGCATCAGCTTGGCGAAGTAATTGATGGTGTGCTGGCATTAAGTCATAATCCTGATATTACTATCGCAGAATTGATGGAATATATTCCTGGTCCAGACTTTCCGACGGCAGGTTTAATTTTAGGAAGAAGTGGAATTCGAAGAGCTTATGAAACAGGTCGCGGTTCCATTATGCTTCGTGCTAAGGTTGAAATTGAAGAGAAGTCAAACGGTAAACAATCTATTATCGTAACTGAACTACCTTATCAAGTTAATAAGGCGAGATTAATTGAAAAAATCGCAGAATTAGTTCGCGATAAGAAAATTGAAGGTATTACAGATTTACGTGATGAATCAGATCGTAATGGTATGCGTATTGTCATGGAAGTACGTCGTGATGCTAATGCAAACGTACTATTAAACAATCTATATAAACATACAGCGCTTCAAACAAGTTTCGGTATTAATATGTTGTCTCTTGTAAATGGGGAGCCACAAGTACTAAATTTAAAACAAAATCTATATCATTATTTAGAGCATCAGAAGGTAGTAATTCGTAGACGTACTGCTTATGAATTAGAAAAAGCAGAAGCACGTGCTCATATTTTAGAAGGATTACGAATTGCTTTAGATCATCTTGATGAAGTTATTACGTTAATTCGTAGTTCAAAAACAGCAGATATTGCAAAGCAAGGCTTAATGGAACGTTTTGGTTTAAGTGAGAAACAAGCGCAAGCGATTTTAGATATGCGTCTGCAACGCTTAACTGGATTAGAACGTGAAAAAATTGAGCAAGAATATCAAGACTTAATGAAGTTAATTGCTGAATTAAAAGCGATTTTAGCAGATGAAGAAAAAGTTCTTGAGATTATTCGTGAAGAATTAACAGAAGTAAAAGAGCGTTTCAATGATAAGAGACGAACAGAAATTACAATTGGCGGTATGGAATTTATTGAAGATGAAGATTTAATTCCTGAACAAAACATTGCGATTACGTTAACTCATAACGGTTATATTAAGAGGTTACCAGCTTCTACGTACAAAACACAGAACCGTGGGGGACGTGGTGTGCAAGGAATGGGTACGAATGATGATGACTTTGTTGAACATTTATTAACAACGTCTACTCATGATCATATTTTATTCTTTACAAACAAGGGTAAAGTATACCGTACGAAAGGATATGAAATTCCAGAGTATAGTCGTACTGCAAAAGGACTACCAATTATTAACCTATTAGGGGTAGATAAGGGTGAGTGGATTAACGCTATTATTCCGATTCGTGAATTTGGTGACGATCAGTTCTTATTCTTTACGACAAAACAAGGGGTTTCTAAGAGAACGCCACTTTCATCATTTGCAAATATACGTACAAATGGTTTAATTGCAATTTCTCTTCGTGAAGAGGATGAAGTAATATCTGTACGTTTAACATCAGGTGATAAGGATATTATTGTCGGGACAAGTAACGGTATGCTAATTCGTTTCAATGAACAAGATGTTCGTTCTATGGGACGTAATGCTGCAGGTGTTAAAGCTATTACGTTGGGCGATGAAGACCAAGTTGTAGGTATGGAAATTGTCGAAGAGGATGTAAATGTTCTAATTGTAACGAAAAATGGTTACGGAAAGCGTACACCGATTGATGAATACCGTCTGCAAAGTCGCGGTGGTAAAGGTCTGAAAACTTGTAACATTACAGATAAGAACGGTAAATTAGTAGCTGTTAAGTCTGTTACAGGTGAAGAAGATATTATGTTAATTACAGCGGCAGGCGTTATTATTCGTATGCCAGTTGATCAAATCTCTCAAATGGGACGTAATACACAAGGTGTTCGTCTAATTCGATTAGAGGAAGACCAAGAGGTAGCGACGGTAGCAAAAGCACAAAAAGATGAAGAGGAAGAAACGAGTGAAGAGGTTTCTTCAGAAGAATAAGAGAGGGGATTTTCCCTCTCTTTATTTTTTTATAATAATACTTGCATAGGGAAGAGAAAGCCTATATAATAGGCAGAGTCAGCAAATGAGAGATACAACTTATCAAAAAAACTTGTTGACGAAAATAATATAGTATGTTATATTATAAAAGTCGCTGAAACGCGATGTTGAACTTTGAAAACTAAACGAAACAAACAACGTGAAACGTCAATTTTTATTTTAGATGCTAGACAAACTAACTTTATTGGAGAGTTTGATCCTGGCTCAGGATGAACGCTGGCGGCGTGCCTAATACATGCAAGTCGAGCGAATGGATTAAGAGCTTGCTCTTATGAAGTTAGCGGCGGACGGGTGAGTAACACGTGGGTAACCTGCCCATAAGACTGGGATAACTCCGGGAAACCGGGGCTAATACCGGATAACATTTTGAACCGCATGGTTCGAAATTGAAAGGCGGCTTCGGCTGTCACTTATGGATGGACCCGCGTCGCATTAGCTAGTTGGTGAGGTAACGGCTCACCAAGGCAACGATGCGTAGCCGACCTGAGAGGGTGATCGGCCACACTGGGACTGAGACACGGCCCAGACTCCTACGGGAGGCAGCAGTAGGGAATCTTCCGCAATGGACGAAAGTCTGACGGAGCAACGCCGCGTGAGTGATGAAGGCTTTCGGGTCGTAAAACTCTGTTGTTAGGGAAGAACAAGTGCTAGTTGAATAAGCTGGCACCTTGACGGTACCTAACCAGAAAGCCACGGCTAACTACGTGCCAGCAGCCGCGGTAATACGTAGGTGGCAAGCGTTATCCGGAATTATTGGGCGTAAAGCGCGCGCAGGTGGTTTCTTAAGTCTGATGTGAAAGCCCACGGCTCAACCGTGGAGGGTCATTGGAAACTGGGAGACTTGAGTGCAGAAGAGGAAAGTGGAATTCCATGTGTAGCGGTGAAATGCGTAGAGATATGGAGGAACACCAGTGGCGAAGGCGACTTTCTGGTCTGTAACTGACACTGAGGCGCGAAAGCGTGGGGAGCAAACAGGATTAGATACCCTGGTAGTCCACGCCGTAAACGATGAGTGCTAAGTGTTAGAGGGTTTCCGCCCTTTAGTGCTGAAGTTAACGCATTAAGCACTCCGCCTGGGGAGTACGGCCGCAAGGCTGAAACTCAAAGGAATTGACGGGGGCCCGCACAAGCGGTGGAGCATGTGGTTTAATTCGAAGCAACGCGAAGAACCTTACCAGGTCTTGACATCCTCTGAAAACCCTAGAGATAGGGCTTCTCCTTCGGGAGCAGAGTGACAGGTGGTGCATGGTTGTCGTCAGCTCGTGTCGTGAGATGTTGGGTTAAGTCCCGCAACGAGCGCAACCCTTGATCTTAGTTGCCATCATTAAGTTGGGCACTCTAAGGTGACTGCCGGTGACAAACCGGAGGAAGGTGGGGATGACGTCAAATCATCATGCCCCTTATGACCTGGGCTACACACGTGCTACAATGGACGGTACAAAGAGCTGCAAGACCGCGAGGTGGAGCTAATCTCATAAAACCGTTCTCAGTTCGGATTGTAGGCTGCAACTCGCCTACATGAAGCTGGAATCGCTAGTAATCGCGGATCAGCATGCCGCGGTGAATACGTTCCCGGGCCTTGTACACACCGCCCGTCACACCACGAGAGTTTGTAACACCCGAAGTCGGTGGGGTAACCTTTTTGGAGCCAGCCGCCTAAGGTGGGACAGATGATTGGGGTGAAGTCGTAACAAGGTAGCCGTATCGGAAGGTGCGGCTGGATCACCTCCTTTCTATGGAGAATTGATAAGCGCTGCTTATCAATATAAGTTTCCGTGTTTCGTTTTCGTTTAGTTTTGAGAGTTCAATTCAGTATTGACTCTTAAATGAGGATATGATATAAATAAATCCTGCAATTTGTATGGGCCTATAGCTCAGCTGGTTAGAGCGCACGCCTGATAAGCGTGAGGTCGATGGTTCGAGTCCATTTAGGCCCACCATACATTTTGGGGCCTTAGCTCAGCTGGGAGAGCGCCTGCCTTGCACGCAGGAGGTCAGCGGTTCGATCCCGCTAGGCTCCACCAAAAAGCTATTTTAAATAGCAAATGGTATGTTCTTTGAAAACTAGATAACAGTGTAGCTCATATTTTTTAATTTTTAGTTTGGTTAAGTTAGAAAGGGCGCACGGTGGATGCCTTGACACTAGGAGTCGATGAAGGACGGGACTAACGCCGATATGCTTCGGGGAGCTGTAAGTAAGCTTTGATCCGAAGATTTCCGAATGGGGAAACCCACCATACGTAATGGTATGGTATCCTTATCTGAATACATAGGGTAAGGAAGACAGACCCAGGGAACTGAAACATCTAAGTACCTGGAGGAAGAGAAAGCAAATGCGATTTCCTGAGTAGCGGCGAGCGAAACGGAACATAGCCCAAACCAAGAGGCTTGCCTCTTGGGGTTGTAGGACATTCTATACGGAGTTACAAAGGAACGAGGTAGACGAAGCGACCTGGAAAGGTCCGTCGTAGAGGGTAACAACCCCGTAGTCGAAATCTCGTTCTCTCTTGAATGTATCCTGAGTACGGCGGAACACGTGAAATTCCGTCGGAATCTGGGAGGACCATCTCCCAAGGCTAAATACTCCCTAGTGATCGATAGTGAACCAGTACCGTGAGGGAAAGGTGAAAAGCACCCCGGAAGGGGAGTGAAAGAGATCCTGAAACCGTGTGCCTACAAATAGTCAGAGCCCGTTAACGGGTGATGGCGTGCCTTTTGTAGAATGAACCGGCGAGTTACGATCCCGTGCGAGGTTAAGCTGAAGAGGCGGAGCCGCAGCGAAAGCGAGTCTGAATAGGGCGTTTAGTACGTGGTCGTAGACCCGAAACCAGGTGATCTACCCATGTCCAGGGTGAAGTTCAGGTAACACTGAATGGAGGCCCGAACCCACGCACGTTGAAAAGTGCGGGGATGAGGTGTGGGTAGCGGAGAAATTCCAATCGAACCTGGAGATAGCTGGTTCTCCCCGAAATAGCTTTAGGGCTAGCCTTAAGTGTAAGAGTCTTGGAGGTAGAGCACTGATTGGACTAGGGGTCCTCATCGGATTACCGAATTCAGTCAAACTCCGAATGCCAATGACTTATCCTTAGGAGTCAGACTGCGAGTGATAAGATCCGTAGTCAAAAGGGAAACAGCCCAGACCGCCAGC
This DNA window, taken from Bacillus cereus ATCC 14579, encodes the following:
- the gyrA gene encoding DNA gyrase subunit A: MSDNQQQARIREINISHEMRTSFLDYAMSVIVSRALPDVRDGLKPVHRRVLYAMNDLGITADKAYKKSARIVGEVIGKYHPHGDSAVYETMVRMAQDFSQRYMLVDGHGNFGSVDGDSAAAMRYTEARMSKISMELIRDISKNTIDYQDNYDGSEREPIVLPARFPNLLVNGTTGIAVGMATNIPPHQLGEVIDGVLALSHNPDITIAELMEYIPGPDFPTAGLILGRSGIRRAYETGRGSIMLRAKVEIEEKSNGKQSIIVTELPYQVNKARLIEKIAELVRDKKIEGITDLRDESDRNGMRIVMEVRRDANANVLLNNLYKHTALQTSFGINMLSLVNGEPQVLNLKQNLYHYLEHQKVVIRRRTAYELEKAEARAHILEGLRIALDHLDEVITLIRSSKTADIAKQGLMERFGLSEKQAQAILDMRLQRLTGLEREKIEQEYQDLMKLIAELKAILADEEKVLEIIREELTEVKERFNDKRRTEITIGGMEFIEDEDLIPEQNIAITLTHNGYIKRLPASTYKTQNRGGRGVQGMGTNDDDFVEHLLTTSTHDHILFFTNKGKVYRTKGYEIPEYSRTAKGLPIINLLGVDKGEWINAIIPIREFGDDQFLFFTTKQGVSKRTPLSSFANIRTNGLIAISLREEDEVISVRLTSGDKDIIVGTSNGMLIRFNEQDVRSMGRNAAGVKAITLGDEDQVVGMEIVEEDVNVLIVTKNGYGKRTPIDEYRLQSRGGKGLKTCNITDKNGKLVAVKSVTGEEDIMLITAAGVIIRMPVDQISQMGRNTQGVRLIRLEEDQEVATVAKAQKDEEEETSEEVSSEE